The following are encoded in a window of Natrononativus amylolyticus genomic DNA:
- a CDS encoding sulfatase-like hydrolase/transferase: protein MKPNILWITLESARSDHTSMGGDRNTTPFLEQLVSDYRGAWFENCFAHGRWTPAASGSILTGTRLSTHRVGLESSATVEKLPTELSTIPELLGDVGYRTGGFSGNPYVSERTELNRGFETFFGPVDKSDFLSRTGIATAASYLRRVRSRGSALDTNPGRHKPCLPPLYHCESFKNWIDTDVGEDPFFAYFHLNNVHHPYTPPLSLLEAELDGDVLSPVEAIELAAEITDNRWQVMADGCNLSPMHRRALEATYRAELTYADRIVEEVFRHAHRQNRELCVVITGDHGELFGEGGVIGHNLVLHDKLLNVPLVTYGLETGSAATTDLVQHADVATALLNSVGAETSQFQAIDFTEQRREYVVAERGARPTDLEKLRDRNPEFDTEQFHTEQMAMIRSHEWKYQRSVHREELFELPNERENRITDEPQRAATLRRALEDHLASKTMAIKRRERMTADEGTTRRLEHLGYL from the coding sequence ATGAAACCGAACATCCTCTGGATCACCCTCGAGAGCGCCCGTTCGGACCACACGTCGATGGGTGGTGATCGGAACACGACACCGTTTCTCGAGCAACTCGTATCGGACTATCGCGGTGCGTGGTTCGAAAACTGCTTCGCCCACGGTCGCTGGACGCCTGCCGCAAGCGGGTCTATTCTCACCGGGACGCGGCTATCGACCCACCGGGTCGGCCTCGAGTCGAGTGCGACTGTCGAGAAGCTACCGACGGAGCTCTCGACGATTCCGGAGTTGCTTGGCGACGTCGGCTACAGGACCGGCGGGTTCAGCGGGAATCCCTACGTGAGTGAACGAACGGAGCTGAACCGAGGCTTTGAGACGTTCTTCGGTCCGGTCGACAAATCCGATTTTCTCTCCCGGACAGGGATCGCTACGGCGGCGAGCTATCTTCGTCGCGTCCGCTCTCGTGGCTCGGCACTCGATACGAACCCGGGCCGACACAAACCCTGTCTACCGCCGCTGTACCACTGTGAGTCGTTCAAAAACTGGATCGACACCGACGTCGGGGAGGATCCGTTTTTCGCGTACTTTCACCTGAACAACGTTCATCACCCGTACACGCCGCCGCTTTCGCTCCTCGAGGCTGAACTCGATGGCGACGTGCTCTCGCCGGTGGAGGCGATCGAACTCGCGGCGGAGATCACCGATAACCGTTGGCAGGTGATGGCGGACGGCTGTAATCTTTCGCCGATGCACCGACGAGCGCTGGAGGCGACGTACCGAGCCGAGTTGACGTACGCGGATCGTATCGTCGAGGAAGTGTTCAGACACGCCCACAGGCAGAATCGAGAGCTGTGCGTGGTCATCACCGGCGATCACGGCGAACTGTTCGGTGAGGGCGGCGTGATCGGCCACAACCTGGTGCTTCACGACAAGCTTTTGAACGTCCCGCTGGTCACCTACGGCCTCGAGACGGGATCGGCAGCGACCACCGACCTCGTCCAGCACGCTGACGTCGCGACGGCGCTGTTGAACTCGGTCGGCGCCGAGACGAGTCAGTTCCAGGCAATCGACTTCACCGAACAACGGCGGGAGTACGTCGTGGCAGAACGCGGTGCACGGCCGACGGACTTAGAGAAGCTGCGCGATCGAAATCCCGAGTTTGACACGGAACAGTTCCACACCGAGCAGATGGCCATGATCCGGTCGCACGAGTGGAAGTATCAGCGCAGCGTCCACCGCGAGGAGCTGTTCGAACTTCCCAACGAACGCGAGAACCGGATCACGGACGAACCCCAGAGAGCAGCTACCCTCCGGCGGGCGCTCGAGGACCACCTCGCATCGAAAACGATGGCGATCAAACGACGAGAACGGATGACGGCCGACGAGGGAACGACACGGCGACTCGAACACCTCGGCTACCTGTAA
- a CDS encoding tyrosine-type recombinase/integrase has protein sequence MASGGHSLEDTIEAFLGSGNKSGNYRDALERVLTDWRHHLTDRGIDTVEDVDKRAIARYAQSLSGRVESDPRDDGISAATARTYYDYVSAFLAYCVRWDYLEENPAQKGIALAELPPRPKRQSGDQQFWTAADRKTLLRYADERAHAAVDEGRRNALEALRDRALVYVLAYSGVRGAEILSDPRDERRDGLRWRDVDLENNQLIVLGKNQQREEAQLPPQAHGPLERLERALRPPSEEWPVFVTSHAPSLYRAVPDGIDADGADVLELLRKRGVSPPSLSTNGGRSVLKRLCESAEIDVDGGYLKPHGARRGVGEAIYRERGAAAAQRVLRHADPRTTSRMYAHIEASELAEDAGDVFEKE, from the coding sequence ATGGCTAGCGGAGGTCACTCCCTCGAGGACACCATCGAGGCGTTTCTGGGCTCCGGAAACAAATCCGGAAACTACCGCGACGCCCTCGAGCGCGTGCTCACCGACTGGCGCCACCACCTGACAGACCGCGGCATCGACACGGTCGAAGACGTCGACAAGCGGGCGATAGCGCGGTACGCGCAGTCGCTCTCCGGGCGCGTCGAGTCCGATCCGCGGGACGACGGCATCTCCGCGGCGACCGCCCGGACGTACTACGACTACGTCTCGGCGTTTCTCGCCTACTGCGTCCGGTGGGACTACCTCGAGGAAAATCCGGCGCAGAAGGGGATCGCGCTGGCCGAACTCCCACCGCGTCCGAAAAGGCAGAGCGGGGACCAGCAGTTCTGGACCGCAGCCGACCGGAAGACGTTGCTCCGGTACGCCGACGAGCGAGCCCACGCGGCCGTCGACGAGGGGAGACGAAACGCCCTCGAGGCACTTCGCGACCGTGCGCTCGTCTACGTGCTCGCGTACTCCGGCGTTCGCGGCGCCGAGATCCTCTCCGATCCGCGCGACGAGCGACGCGACGGCCTCCGTTGGCGCGACGTCGACCTCGAGAACAACCAGCTGATCGTCCTCGGGAAGAACCAGCAGCGAGAGGAGGCACAGCTGCCGCCCCAGGCCCACGGCCCGCTCGAGCGCCTCGAACGGGCGCTGCGCCCCCCTTCCGAGGAGTGGCCCGTGTTCGTCACCTCCCACGCCCCGTCGCTGTACCGGGCGGTCCCCGACGGGATCGACGCCGACGGCGCCGACGTCCTCGAGTTACTCCGGAAACGCGGTGTCTCCCCGCCGTCACTTTCGACCAACGGCGGCCGGTCGGTGCTCAAACGGCTGTGCGAGAGCGCCGAAATCGACGTCGACGGCGGGTACCTGAAACCGCACGGGGCGCGCCGGGGCGTCGGCGAGGCGATCTACCGCGAGCGCGGGGCGGCTGCCGCCCAGCGAGTGCTCCGTCACGCCGACCCGCGAACGACCTCGCGGATGTACGCCCACATCGAAGCTAGCGAACTCGCAGAAGATGCTGGAGACGTGTTCGAAAAGGAGTGA
- a CDS encoding CPBP family intramembrane glutamic endopeptidase, whose product MRETAPPTIGNTSVSVGNPWLFFAATFAITWGCWLGAIALDVSFDSAAGLLLLLLGLVGPGAAGIGFVYLVYDEPGRIDFWNRVKQVRRISTRWALVVLLLSPMVVITAALADIVLGGTSVSLGEWLYEVDTNPIAFLPTLFFATLPPLLEELGWRGYALDRLQFKRSALVSSLILGVVWSIWHLPLFFIEGSYQHDMVGFGTIEFWMFMIGIVPLSVAFTWVYNNTARSILAVILLHGWTNFTVQTIELTGRSEVFHIVLWFAVIALITAIWGTNTLTKDDEMPHPPRVRREIAPE is encoded by the coding sequence ATGAGAGAAACTGCACCGCCGACGATTGGCAATACGTCCGTCTCAGTCGGGAATCCCTGGCTTTTCTTTGCCGCGACGTTTGCCATCACGTGGGGGTGCTGGCTGGGGGCCATCGCTCTGGACGTGAGTTTTGACAGCGCCGCCGGACTCCTGTTGCTTTTACTGGGACTTGTCGGCCCCGGCGCCGCCGGTATCGGGTTCGTGTATCTCGTGTACGATGAGCCGGGCCGGATAGATTTCTGGAATCGGGTCAAACAGGTTCGCCGCATCAGCACCCGATGGGCCCTCGTCGTTCTCCTGCTTTCGCCGATGGTGGTCATCACCGCAGCGCTCGCGGATATCGTACTGGGCGGCACGAGCGTCTCGCTAGGCGAGTGGCTGTACGAGGTTGACACTAATCCCATTGCGTTTCTCCCGACTCTGTTCTTCGCAACGCTTCCGCCGCTCCTCGAAGAACTGGGGTGGCGCGGGTATGCGTTAGACCGACTCCAGTTCAAACGCTCAGCGCTGGTTTCGAGCCTGATTCTGGGCGTCGTCTGGTCGATCTGGCACCTCCCGCTGTTCTTTATCGAAGGGTCGTATCAGCACGACATGGTCGGGTTCGGAACGATAGAGTTCTGGATGTTCATGATTGGGATAGTTCCGTTGTCAGTGGCCTTCACTTGGGTGTATAACAACACCGCCCGGAGCATCCTCGCCGTTATCCTGCTGCATGGATGGACTAACTTCACCGTTCAGACTATCGAATTGACTGGGCGGTCAGAGGTATTCCACATCGTGCTGTGGTTCGCGGTTATCGCTCTCATTACGGCGATATGGGGGACGAATACCCTGACGAAAGACGACGAGATGCCGCATCCTCCCCGGGTTAGGCGAGAGATCGCTCCTGAATGA
- a CDS encoding DUF5518 domain-containing protein, with amino-acid sequence MVNTTSPSATTDTPPAEANSNALINGLIGGIAGIILSFVPLSTLLGGIIAGYLEGGRPEAGLKVGAIAGLIMLVPFIFILLFGMVFLGFGWTPVAFGVFGLVIILFFIALYTIGLAVLGGYLGAYLKNNL; translated from the coding sequence ATGGTTAACACCACGTCTCCTTCCGCGACGACGGACACCCCACCCGCCGAAGCGAATTCGAACGCTCTGATCAACGGCCTTATCGGCGGTATTGCTGGTATTATCCTTTCGTTCGTCCCGCTCTCGACGCTTCTCGGCGGCATAATCGCAGGGTATCTCGAAGGGGGACGCCCAGAAGCTGGTCTCAAGGTAGGTGCGATTGCCGGGCTCATCATGCTTGTCCCCTTCATATTTATTCTCTTGTTCGGAATGGTCTTCCTTGGATTCGGTTGGACTCCTGTTGCGTTCGGTGTGTTTGGGCTCGTAATCATCCTCTTTTTTATCGCACTCTACACCATCGGGTTGGCCGTTCTTGGAGGGTACCTTGGAGCTTACCTCAAAAACAATCTCTAA
- a CDS encoding sulfite exporter TauE/SafE family protein, whose translation MELFGIAVTVLVLFVSFGFMVGVLFGFFGMGGSFLVTPALLVMGYPARVAVGSGMAFVFGTAVIATLKHHDLGQVDYKLGALMIVGTTVGIEVGRVSVFYLEEIGLAGGVIGVTYVFLLGAIGLFVTHTALKNDGDEGGGGGHHDPDAEIDPDAIPDVAKKIQSYRVPPMVTVAGGLQVSLWMILGVAFVTGLLSGFLGVGGGFIRMPAMFYLIGVPVPVAVGTDLFEIVISGGVGSFLYGMEGGVDLSIVAPLLAGSALGARIGSAATSIVDEGDIKIYFGLMLLGGSIAVAFQQTGDYLGIDILNTLGFALIMLSALLVSGAVIYSTVTAMRAEANGAATAAD comes from the coding sequence ATGGAACTGTTTGGCATCGCAGTAACGGTACTCGTACTGTTCGTGAGCTTCGGCTTCATGGTCGGCGTGCTGTTCGGCTTCTTCGGGATGGGCGGCTCGTTCCTCGTCACCCCCGCGCTGCTGGTGATGGGATACCCCGCGCGCGTCGCCGTCGGGAGCGGCATGGCGTTCGTCTTCGGGACCGCCGTCATCGCCACGCTGAAACACCACGACCTCGGCCAGGTCGACTACAAACTCGGCGCGCTGATGATCGTCGGGACGACCGTCGGCATCGAGGTCGGGCGGGTCAGCGTCTTCTACCTCGAGGAGATCGGTCTCGCGGGCGGCGTGATCGGCGTCACCTACGTCTTCCTCCTCGGCGCCATCGGGTTGTTCGTCACGCACACGGCGCTAAAAAACGACGGCGACGAGGGAGGCGGTGGCGGCCACCACGATCCGGACGCGGAGATCGATCCGGACGCGATCCCGGACGTCGCCAAGAAGATCCAGTCTTACCGGGTGCCGCCGATGGTAACGGTCGCGGGCGGCCTCCAGGTGTCGCTGTGGATGATCCTCGGCGTCGCGTTCGTCACGGGCCTGCTCTCCGGATTCCTCGGCGTCGGCGGCGGGTTCATCCGCATGCCCGCGATGTTCTACCTCATCGGCGTCCCGGTGCCCGTCGCGGTCGGGACCGACCTCTTCGAGATCGTCATCTCCGGCGGGGTCGGCTCGTTCCTCTACGGCATGGAAGGCGGCGTGGATCTCTCGATCGTCGCGCCGCTGCTCGCCGGGAGCGCACTCGGCGCCCGCATCGGCTCGGCGGCGACGAGCATCGTCGACGAGGGCGACATCAAGATCTACTTCGGACTGATGCTCCTAGGCGGCTCGATCGCCGTCGCCTTCCAGCAGACGGGCGATTACCTGGGGATCGATATCCTGAACACGCTCGGCTTCGCGCTGATCATGCTTTCGGCGCTGCTGGTCAGCGGGGCCGTCATCTACAGCACCGTCACGGCGATGCGAGCGGAAGCGAACGGGGCAGCAACGGCCGCAGACTGA
- a CDS encoding DUF7512 family protein, translating into MIEFATLSPPAHAAVLVGVVLLEAVVLYVGYGVLERVAAPPLIETIKNR; encoded by the coding sequence ATGATCGAGTTCGCAACCCTCTCCCCACCGGCTCACGCGGCGGTCCTCGTCGGCGTCGTCCTCCTCGAGGCAGTCGTCCTCTACGTCGGGTACGGCGTCCTCGAGCGAGTCGCAGCACCACCGCTCATCGAGACGATCAAGAACAGATAG
- a CDS encoding universal stress protein: MKAVLATDLSAASEATIENETCLECLGRIGIEEIHLVTVVPSNVHAGMPGMDFEKRRKNALGRYRRVIEGAGFDVETHVVRGTPHRRINGIAETIGASLTIVGSRGKSPLENRVIGSTARNLSRTAVTPLLVNRIERETDEPAVVRKHLFQRVLYATDFSKNADQAFEAFSYLRHATQEVTLVHVETPKDPGLSDDDPRDRLTALAARLEEWDIETRTDVRRGDPAEEILAAEAEYDPTTILVGTRGHSRLRRLLLGSVSEDLVARANGNVMLIPPNRSV; encoded by the coding sequence ATGAAAGCCGTACTGGCGACCGACCTCTCCGCGGCGAGCGAGGCCACGATCGAGAACGAGACCTGCCTCGAGTGTCTGGGTCGGATCGGCATCGAGGAGATCCATCTGGTGACGGTCGTCCCGTCCAACGTCCACGCCGGAATGCCCGGGATGGACTTCGAGAAGCGACGAAAGAACGCGCTCGGCCGCTACCGTCGCGTCATCGAGGGGGCGGGATTCGACGTCGAGACGCACGTCGTCCGTGGGACGCCTCATCGCCGGATCAACGGCATCGCAGAGACCATCGGCGCCAGTCTGACGATCGTCGGCTCGCGCGGGAAGAGTCCGCTCGAGAACCGGGTTATCGGCTCGACCGCCCGCAACCTCTCCCGAACGGCGGTGACGCCGCTGCTCGTCAACCGGATCGAACGCGAAACGGACGAACCGGCCGTCGTCAGAAAACACCTGTTCCAGCGGGTGTTGTACGCGACGGACTTCTCGAAGAACGCAGACCAGGCCTTCGAGGCGTTCTCGTACCTTCGCCACGCGACACAGGAAGTAACGCTGGTGCACGTCGAAACGCCGAAGGACCCGGGGTTGTCCGACGACGACCCCCGGGATCGGCTGACGGCGCTCGCGGCTCGCCTCGAGGAGTGGGACATCGAAACCCGAACCGACGTCCGCCGGGGCGACCCGGCTGAGGAGATTCTCGCCGCCGAGGCCGAGTACGATCCGACGACGATCCTCGTCGGCACGCGGGGGCACAGCCGGCTTCGCCGCCTGTTGCTCGGGAGCGTCTCCGAGGATCTGGTCGCCCGTGCGAACGGGAACGTGATGCTGATTCCGCCGAACCGGTCGGTCTGA
- a CDS encoding thioredoxin family protein — MSDSLENERERIRERKARELRERLESREGGGDERTESPAEPISIRDQGHFASILESHSPVLVDCYADWCGPCQMLEPTIDALAAETDAAVAKLDVDANPQLTQQLGARGVPTLLVFADGEPAERFVGVQDRATLEAALERHR, encoded by the coding sequence ATGAGCGACTCCCTCGAGAACGAACGAGAGCGGATCCGCGAGCGGAAGGCGCGCGAGCTGCGTGAGCGCCTCGAGTCCCGGGAGGGCGGTGGCGACGAACGAACTGAGAGCCCGGCCGAGCCGATCTCGATCCGCGATCAGGGCCACTTCGCGTCGATCCTCGAGTCGCACTCGCCCGTCCTCGTCGACTGCTACGCCGACTGGTGTGGTCCCTGTCAGATGCTCGAGCCGACGATCGACGCGCTCGCCGCCGAGACGGACGCGGCCGTGGCGAAACTCGACGTCGACGCCAACCCGCAACTCACCCAGCAACTCGGCGCCCGCGGCGTGCCGACGCTGCTGGTCTTCGCCGACGGCGAGCCGGCCGAACGGTTCGTCGGCGTCCAGGATCGGGCGACGCTCGAGGCCGCCCTCGAGCGTCACCGATAG
- a CDS encoding ZIP family metal transporter: MVLLEDLVLVFVAGLITALATGIGALPFFFFEGISDRRNVVLWGLASGIMLSASVFGLLDEGLAEGTPAELLLGVAAGVLLVVVARNVILDTEIDPREYEEADFKKLVLILGVLTVHSFPEGVAIGVSFADLGLEGGTPILGFTVPLLAVFMTIAISIHNVPEGTAISIPLSSMGVARWKLVWWAVFSSLPQPIGAVLAFAFVQVAREFLPFGFGFAAGAMIYLVLTEFLPEALSIGEGLPNGGKPELAVGVVVGVLLMLPLAAI; encoded by the coding sequence ATGGTGCTCCTCGAGGACCTCGTGCTGGTGTTCGTCGCCGGGCTCATCACGGCGCTAGCGACCGGTATCGGCGCCCTGCCGTTTTTCTTCTTCGAGGGGATCAGCGACCGCAGGAACGTCGTTCTCTGGGGGCTCGCGTCGGGGATCATGCTCTCTGCGTCGGTCTTCGGGCTGCTGGACGAGGGGCTGGCCGAGGGGACGCCGGCCGAGTTGCTCCTCGGCGTCGCGGCGGGGGTGTTGCTCGTCGTCGTGGCCCGGAACGTCATCCTCGATACCGAAATCGACCCGCGCGAGTACGAGGAAGCCGACTTCAAGAAGCTCGTGCTCATCCTGGGTGTGCTCACGGTCCACAGCTTTCCGGAGGGGGTCGCAATCGGCGTCTCGTTCGCCGACCTCGGCCTCGAGGGCGGAACGCCCATCCTCGGGTTCACCGTCCCGCTGCTGGCCGTATTCATGACGATCGCGATCTCGATTCACAACGTCCCGGAGGGGACGGCCATCTCGATTCCGCTCTCGTCGATGGGCGTCGCCAGGTGGAAGCTCGTCTGGTGGGCCGTCTTCTCGAGTCTCCCACAGCCGATCGGGGCGGTGCTCGCGTTCGCGTTCGTGCAGGTCGCCCGCGAGTTTCTCCCGTTCGGCTTCGGGTTCGCCGCGGGGGCGATGATCTATCTCGTTCTCACCGAATTCCTGCCCGAGGCGCTGTCGATCGGTGAGGGACTTCCGAACGGTGGGAAGCCGGAACTCGCCGTTGGCGTCGTCGTGGGCGTTCTCCTGATGCTGCCGCTCGCAGCCATCTGA
- a CDS encoding FAD-dependent oxidoreductase → MDDTFVIVGGDAAGMSAASKAKREDPDLGVIVFEKGEWVSYAACGMPYYVKGAVDDLEDLVAVTPEEFREKRDVDVRTGHEVVGVDPEAKSVTVDAGGERFDQPYGSLLIGTGARAVVPPFDGVDLEGVFTLGRMDEADAIETYVTDREPATAAIVGGGYIGTEMAEALSARGVGVSIFEMLPRTLQPFGEEAARVVEDHLREQGVDLHLETAVQGFSGDGRIETVDLEDGSVEAELAIVGVGVAPNAELAAEAGIELGPTGAIATDEYGRTSEEGVFAAGDCAEATNVVTGEPDHVPLALTANRAGRAIGSTVAGEPTPTGGTAATAIVKAFDLGVARTGVIDPEAARDAGFDPGSVTIEAGTRSHYYPGAETLTVTLVADRESERVLGASVVGREGAKRIDTVATAVHAGLTVTELQNLDLAYAPPFSPVWDPILTAAKVLGGKLEA, encoded by the coding sequence ATGGACGACACGTTTGTCATCGTCGGCGGCGACGCTGCGGGGATGAGCGCTGCGAGCAAAGCGAAGCGCGAGGACCCCGACCTCGGGGTGATCGTCTTCGAGAAAGGCGAGTGGGTCTCGTACGCGGCCTGCGGAATGCCGTACTACGTCAAGGGAGCGGTCGACGACCTCGAGGACCTGGTCGCGGTGACGCCCGAGGAGTTCCGCGAGAAGCGCGACGTCGACGTCCGGACTGGCCACGAGGTGGTCGGGGTAGATCCCGAGGCCAAGAGCGTGACAGTCGACGCCGGCGGGGAGCGATTCGACCAGCCCTACGGGAGCCTGCTGATCGGAACCGGCGCTCGAGCCGTCGTGCCCCCGTTCGACGGCGTCGATCTCGAGGGCGTGTTCACCCTCGGCCGGATGGACGAGGCAGATGCGATCGAAACGTACGTCACCGACCGCGAGCCGGCGACGGCCGCGATCGTCGGCGGCGGCTACATCGGTACCGAGATGGCCGAGGCCCTCTCAGCGCGCGGCGTCGGCGTCTCGATCTTCGAGATGCTCCCGCGGACGCTCCAGCCCTTCGGCGAGGAGGCCGCGCGGGTCGTCGAGGACCACCTCCGCGAGCAGGGCGTCGACCTCCACCTCGAGACCGCAGTTCAGGGGTTCTCCGGCGACGGACGGATCGAGACGGTCGACCTCGAGGACGGTTCGGTTGAAGCCGAGCTGGCGATCGTCGGCGTCGGGGTCGCCCCGAACGCCGAACTCGCAGCGGAGGCGGGGATCGAACTCGGGCCGACGGGTGCGATCGCGACGGACGAGTACGGCCGCACGAGCGAGGAGGGCGTGTTCGCGGCCGGCGACTGCGCGGAGGCGACGAACGTCGTCACCGGCGAGCCCGATCACGTGCCGCTCGCGCTGACGGCCAACCGCGCGGGGCGGGCGATCGGCTCTACGGTCGCGGGTGAGCCGACGCCCACCGGCGGCACGGCGGCTACTGCTATCGTGAAGGCGTTCGACCTCGGAGTCGCACGAACCGGCGTGATCGACCCCGAGGCCGCGCGAGACGCCGGGTTCGATCCGGGGTCTGTCACCATCGAGGCAGGCACGCGTTCACACTACTACCCCGGCGCGGAGACCCTGACCGTAACCCTGGTCGCCGACCGCGAGAGCGAGCGCGTCCTCGGCGCGAGCGTCGTCGGCCGCGAGGGCGCAAAGCGGATCGACACGGTCGCCACCGCGGTACACGCCGGGCTGACCGTGACGGAGCTACAGAACCTCGATCTCGCGTACGCGCCGCCGTTCAGCCCCGTCTGGGATCCGATTCTGACCGCGGCGAAAGTACTCGGCGGCAAACTCGAGGCGTGA
- a CDS encoding MFS transporter, translating into MSGEYTQGVRKNWRQFLLQVLTVFAVGLTMGAERNVVPIMGAETFGLESVLVIGSFVVSFGVVKAVLNLYSGKWADEYGRKPVLVLGWLAAIPIPFILIFAPNWWWVTLGNVLLGVNQGVAWSMSMISKIELAGPDERGLAAGIDEAFGYTGVAVGAWLTGVIAAQYGLRPEPFYFLLLVIAVATLLAVVLIEETLPYARAEAADDATDGEPDEEAELPFVEIVKRATYRDRTLFAAAQAGHVENFVDTLVWIAFPLFLVAQGLDVAQVGVVVGAHSAAYFLQVYTGRLGDRIGRKPPIVAGFFLAGGGVLGMVLVEGYYAWILLSAVSGVGMALHYPNLISVASDAAHPLWRSTGLGVYRMWRDFGYAVGAVLIGISIDLVSLEAAFYGTAAAMFLSGTYVILRMDETHPEFGDYDVS; encoded by the coding sequence ATGAGCGGCGAGTACACGCAGGGCGTGCGGAAGAACTGGCGTCAGTTTCTCCTGCAGGTTCTGACGGTGTTCGCGGTCGGGCTCACGATGGGTGCCGAACGAAACGTCGTCCCGATCATGGGCGCGGAGACGTTCGGCCTCGAGTCCGTCCTCGTCATCGGCTCGTTCGTGGTGAGTTTCGGGGTCGTCAAGGCCGTTCTCAACCTCTACTCGGGGAAGTGGGCCGACGAGTACGGGCGCAAGCCAGTCCTCGTCCTCGGGTGGCTGGCGGCGATCCCGATTCCGTTCATCCTGATCTTCGCGCCGAACTGGTGGTGGGTCACCCTCGGAAACGTCCTCCTGGGCGTCAACCAGGGCGTCGCCTGGAGTATGAGCATGATCTCGAAGATCGAACTGGCCGGCCCCGACGAGCGCGGCCTGGCCGCCGGCATCGACGAGGCGTTCGGCTACACCGGCGTTGCCGTCGGCGCCTGGCTCACCGGCGTGATCGCCGCCCAGTACGGCCTCCGTCCGGAGCCGTTCTACTTCCTCCTGCTCGTGATCGCCGTCGCGACGCTCCTCGCGGTCGTGTTGATCGAGGAGACGCTCCCGTACGCGCGAGCCGAGGCGGCCGACGACGCGACCGACGGCGAACCGGACGAGGAGGCCGAGCTACCGTTCGTGGAGATCGTCAAGCGGGCGACCTACCGCGACCGGACGCTGTTCGCGGCCGCCCAGGCCGGCCACGTCGAGAACTTCGTCGACACGCTCGTCTGGATCGCCTTCCCGCTATTTCTCGTCGCCCAGGGGCTCGACGTCGCTCAGGTCGGCGTCGTCGTCGGTGCCCACAGCGCGGCCTACTTCTTGCAGGTGTACACCGGGCGACTCGGCGATCGGATCGGGCGCAAGCCGCCGATCGTCGCCGGCTTCTTCCTCGCCGGCGGCGGCGTTCTCGGCATGGTTCTCGTAGAGGGGTACTACGCGTGGATCCTCCTGTCGGCCGTCTCCGGCGTCGGCATGGCGCTTCACTACCCCAATCTCATCTCTGTCGCGAGCGACGCCGCTCACCCGCTCTGGCGGTCGACCGGACTCGGCGTCTACCGGATGTGGCGCGACTTCGGCTACGCCGTCGGCGCGGTACTTATCGGGATCTCCATCGATCTCGTCTCGCTCGAGGCGGCGTTCTACGGAACGGCGGCCGCGATGTTCCTCTCGGGGACGTACGTGATCCTGCGGATGGACGAAACCCATCCCGAGTTCGGTGATTACGACGTCTCCTGA